DNA from Triticum aestivum cultivar Chinese Spring chromosome 7D, IWGSC CS RefSeq v2.1, whole genome shotgun sequence:
tggtgtcccaaaacactgatgagtaaaatacatgatgtggattccacacacttttgtgtttggattaatcatgtattccatggtatgtaaaacaaccagatatgtccgatactcccaaggtgttacgagtatggataccaaagtgatcaaattactgatcatgggacaacagtgaaagatgtcacagagtactagcgtaagtactgatgacatggttttctcgcaagcagagatcatgaagagttcgttgtaaaatgttacatcgatagtcttcatcttttcaccgtgcgattttcgatttaagttaagggttttgtgtaacacacaatgtggtggcacagttagttggaatttgttcaaactagttactgtggcgaattctataacaagggctaagtatgttgacgctttagaagcgacaaagaagatgttgaatcatatagttcattcatgaacttagtatagttccaagatggcttttgacaatgggacactactgcaggtagttgctccataactcagtctgaggaatccaggttcgacctgtgattcacatacatacaaagccaagtccacacaaaatatgaattttgtgaaaacgtgaaaacgcgaggacatgcaaagatacacacggaactgaagtcgtcagatccgttggacatcaggctataccacaagcaaagcatatttacaccggtgtgccacaggtgtgaagtgcattagcataagctagattattgtctctagtgcaagtgggagtctgtaggagatatgccctagaggcaataataaatgttattgattatctccctgttcataattatgtttatgttccatgctataactgctgtggttcccgagcccgtatatccataaaggctctggggagaacccatatgcacgtgtggaataataaacgataaaatgtattcctagtcatgcctctaagactagctcaagtgttgcatgatgattatgttttcccaatcatgggcatgtctatgccaagcaactttgagggcacaatgtcaggaaggacatttgtgttgaatcgacccgaattgatgttatgctatgagatacattcgtcacaagtttattggtacataacatagagatggttaacgtttgcatgattccttagaccatgagagtatcgagtttcttcatgcttgcttcatgaactttggggtttgttaaacgtcatccataaatgggtggctattacggcggcttacgggttcatggaaaagtgtgtcaagtaacttgatagctcaagattgggatttgctcctccaatgatggagagatatctctgggccctctcggtgttacggtatccatcatcgtctggccagacactttgtgatttgatcatggggatgccggaacacgataacgagaaaagagaacaataccggtaacgaggtaactagcatagtggacaagttgttgatccacgggaatgccaacatgtctcacctcgggtatttgtaacatatcgcgaagcaacaggaatagcacacggcaactggaggttcactcgaatatttattcgtgtgggtataggggtcaatatgggtgtccacggctccgatgttgatcattgatcggaaggggttccgggtcatgtatatacttcaccgaacctatagggtcacacgcttaagggtcatctactgctgaatactagacagggagtctgagagaaaatcaccgaaaaagtttcggacaccgaaaagtttcggacagaggaatcgtaccgcagagagaggtcatcggataagtttcgatgataccgaaaagttgtttcgggatacaccattaagtcaaattggtttcggcacatgcctgataattcttggaggatgccagaatcattctggaagctttttggaattttctgagataaaaaccggaaatgttccggagctgccggagccacttcagatgcgtttcgcagatgaaaatcactaaaaccggaattgtttcggaacgcgttgaaaatcattttagtgggtactggaaatgttcttagcccacataaatattttcagttcgatcagacgctgaaaaatgtcgtcgtgaatagtgaaaatcagctttatggttactttatggaaagccaccttttggggctttgctccaaaagatcttggggatgacatggatggataggagccattttttgggcccctcatgggggtgtggccggccacatggggtatccccccttggggaccttcttgttccttggtttcactcctaggtccttgtggaaggacttcattcatgtgcattttgggttttttgtgaaactaccctacccccttgggatttcctataaatagaggtggaggggcagccctccacactcatcccttgctctcatacacattccatgcattatctggcttcttctctccctcccacgaaaagagtttcgtagagccgtaaggctgtctgggttccggcaggaactagttctggacggcgaagccctgccggatagatgacaccgtatgtgtgcaactctgtagagagatcgtagtttcggtcttagttcgtgagtgcctcccgaagggctgtccgtgtgaccgtccgagtttcgaaggtcctcccgaagggctgtccgagtgaccgttcgagtttcgaaggtcctcccgaagggctgtccgcgacaccgtccggggggctgttcgaccgcctcctggagggctgtctgaggagcagatgagggtatacatcctcgcggttgggaggttgtaaatcctagctgcggggatctgcaccgccgatcgtcatcgactctacttcccgctgcgctacgagtcggtaacgaaaaagatcaaaccatgtatgcagtctccatagtggtcctgggctggtgcgtaggtcggaaaatttttgttttctgctgcgttcccctacaggaggctcctcaaaagtccctcgtacctacacaaacaaacaagaacctcgcaaccaacgcaataaatgggttgtcaatcccttcacggtaacttgcgaaagtgagatctgatagagataataagataagataaatatttttggaatttttatgatatagattggaaagtaaagatacaaataaaagtagatcggaaacttatatgataaaagatagacccgggggccataggtttcactagtggcttctctcaagatagcataagtattatggtgggtgaagaaattactgtcgagcaattgatagaaaagtgcatagttatgaggatatctaggcatgatcatgtatatagtcatcacgtccgcaacaagtagatcgaagcgattctgcatctactactattactccacacatcgaccgactcctgcctgcatctagagtattaagttcataagaacagagtaacgcattaagcaagatgacatgatgtagagggataaactcaagcaatatgatataaaccccatctttttatcctcgatggcaacaatacaatacgtgccttgctgcccctgctatcactgggaaaggacaccgcaagattgaacccaaagctaagcacttctctcattgcaagaaagatcaatctagtaggccaaaccaaactgataattcgaagagacttgcaaagataaccaatcatacataaaagaattcagaggagattcaaatatttctcatagataatcttgatcataaacccacaattcatcggatctcgacaaacacacagcaaaaagagttacatcaaatagatctccaagaagatcgaggagaactttgtattgagattcaaagagagagaagaagccatctagctaataactatggacccgaaggtctgtggtaaactactcacaactcatcggagaggctatggtgttgatgtagaagccgtccatggtcgattccccctccggtggagcgccggcgaaaggctccaagatgggatctcgcagatacagaaggttgcggacgtggaaatagtttttcgtggtgctcctggttgttttcagggtacgtggatatatataggcgaaggaggtagttcaggggagccacgaggggcccacgagggtgggggcgcgcccacccccctagggcgcgccctcctgcctcgtggccgcctcggctgcttcttgacgtccactccaagtctcctggattgcgtttgttccaaaaagatcgctcccgaaggtttcattccatttggactccatttgatattcctttttttcgaaacactgaaataggcaaaaaacagcaattcgggctgggcctccggttagtaggttagtcccaaaaatgatataaaagtgtaaagtaaagcccataaacatccaaaacgggtactataatagcatggaacaaccaaaaattatagatacgttggagacgtatcaagcatccccaagcttaattcctggtcgtcctcgagtaggtaaatgataaaaacagaatttttgatgtggaatgctacctagcataattctcaatgtaattttctttattgtggcatgaatgttcatatccaaatgattcaaaataaaagttcatattgacataagaaatagtaatagttcaagcatactaacaaggcaatcatgtcttatcaaaataacatggctaaagaaagttcatacctacaaaatcatacagttaggGTATGTTTCATttttatcacacaaaatactcccatcatgcacaaccccggtttcagccaagcaattggttcatactttttaacgcgcttcagcttttttcaactatcacgcaatacatgagcgtgagccatggatatagcactataggtgggatagaatatgatgatggaggttgtgtagagaatacaaaaaaggagaaagtctcacatcgacgaggctaatcaacgggctatggagttgcccatcaattgatgtcaacatgaggagtagggattgccatgcaacggatgcactagagctataaatgtatgaaagctcaacaaaagaaactaagtgggtgtgcatccaacttgcttgctcacgaagacctagggcattttgaggaagcccatccttggaatatacaagccaagttctataatgaaaaattcccactagtatatgaaagtgacaacataagagactctctatatgaagaacatggtgctactttgaagcacaagtgtgtaaaaagatagtaacattgtcccccttttttatttcttttttttggacctttctttttttatttggcctttctctttttttattggcctttctttttaaaaaaaattggcctttttttataagagacgatgctctaataatgatgatcatcacacttctatttatttacaactcattgattacaactcgatactagaacaagatatgactctatatgaatgcctccggcggtgtaccgggatgtgcaatgaatcaagagcgacatgtatgaaaaattacgaaggtggcttttccacaaatacgatgtcaactacatgatcatgcaaaagcaatatgacaatgatgaaacgtgtcatgatgaacggaacggtggaaagttgcatggcaatatatctcggaatggctatggaaatgccataataggtaggtatggtggctgttttgaggaagatataaggaggtttatgtgtgatagagtgtatcatatcacggggtttggatgcaccggcgaagtttgcaccaactctcaaggtgagaaagggcaatgcacggtaccgaaggggctagcaatgatggaagggtaagagtgcgtataatccatggactcacattagttataaagaactcatatacttcttgcaaaagttttattagccctcgaagcaaagtactactacgcatgctcctaggggggaggttggtaggacttaaccatcgcgcgcccccgacctccacacataaggaaggcaatcaaaagagcatcccatgcaacaaatttgttatacaacttttaccatacgtgcatgctacgggacttgccaacttcaacacaagtattctttaaatttacaattacccaactagcatgactctaatatcaccacctctatgtctcaaaacaattatcaagcatcaaattgatcatagcatccaattcactacctatgatagtttttattatacccaacttggatgcccatcattctaggaccaattttctaaccatagcaaataccatgctgttctaaaatattctcaaaataatataagtgaagcatgagagatcaataatttctacaaaatcaaaccaccgtcgtgctctaaaaagtataagtgaagcactagagcaaaaattatctacctcaaaagatataagtgaagcacatagagtattctaataaattctaaatcatgtgtgtctctcccaaaaggtgtgtacagcaaggatgattgtggtaaactaaaaagaaaagactcatatcatacaagacgctccaagcaaaacacatatcatgtgatgaataaaaatatagctccaagtaaagttaccgatagacgaagacgaaagaggggatgccttccggggcatccccaagcttaggcttttggttgtccttggattatcttggggtgccatgggcatccccaagcttaggctcttgccactccttattccatagtccatcaactctttacccaaaacttgaaaacttcacaacaaaaaactcaacaggaaatctcatgagctccgttagtgcaagaaagaaaaaccaccacttaaggtactgtaatgaactcattctttatttatattgctgattaacctactgtattccaacttctctatggttcataccccccgatactagccatagatgcatcaaagtaagcaaacaacacacgaaaaacagaatctgtcaaaaacagaacagtcacgCCGGATTAGCGGCGGTCGTCGCGGCATCGCCAGTCCCCACGGCGATAGTCTTGTCGGGTGCCGCCGCGGTGCCGTCGAGGTAGCCATGAAGGTTGGCACCGGCTAAGACGGTGCCGGCGATGCCCCCCCGCAGCATGAAGTTGTGGCGGCCAAGACGGACGGAGATCGCCGGAATGGCGAGTGCAGCGGGGACGGTGGCAGCCGCGGGCGAGGTGAAGGTGCCGACGCTGTTGGAGAGCGAAAGGGTGGCGGACGACATCGCGGCGACGCGGAgtagggcggcgcgcggcggcggagaagagacctcgcggcggcggcggcgcggaaggGCGGCGCACGGCGGatggatcgggcggcggcggcgtagggTTCGCGCGACGGCCCGGTGGCTATCTGATACCAAGTTGAAGAGGTAggtttagggttttgcgtgggTGGCTAACATCCAGCCTTACGTCTCTTTATATAGATGATCAGAATACAATTATATACATATACAAATACGTGTACATGTACAATATGCTAGACCCTATTTTACAACCAAAAGATTCAACAAGTGTGTAGTGCGATACAAAAACTCATCAAGAGATTAATAAATGGAGAACTCAAAGCGACAACCAGCAAAATATATGACTAGGTGCCTATTGTTGGAACGCCATCCAAACCAATTGTATGTATTGCGTGCGATCATCTCCTATCGGTTGCACCCATAAGCCATATGCTCATTGGTTTCTGCACGGCGACCACGTACGGATTCAGCCAGTTGCCCTGTATATTACCTACAAAAAAATTGTGATGTGTTGTCCGTTAAAAATCGCGTCATTTCGATAGTTCCAAATGACCCAAAATAATGCACACACCCCGATTGGAATATGCGCGGCTAATTTAGGCTCTAACCCGTTTAGTCAAGTCTCAAATAGAGTATTTATTGTATCAGGTGCACTGACGTTAAATGCCACATTCACTGTGAGCCACAGTAGCTTGGCAAGTGGACTGTCGAGAAACAAGTGTTGAAATTGATTCATCCCTATCACAGCAACAGAAACAACTTCGTTTACTATCTTTAGCCACGACCGTTTCTTTGTGAACGAACCATATAAAAATCTTGATCTCTACGGGCACCTTCTATTACTAACTGCGGCTGCTGACCAAGATCTTCAATCTATGTTTGAGTGCTCTTGCGAaagaaaatattttcaaatgcaaAAATGATTTGAAAAGTAGATAGGATCACGGATTCCATATATTCTTTTATAGAAAGAAGCCTATGGTACTCCACATCCTTAGACTGCATCCTTCACAGCATTTAATGCCTTATTGTTTGCCTTTAGTTAATGGCTTCAGGTCAGCCTGCTATTGCCATTGAATGAGAGGCATACTTCCCATTAAGTAAAAATACCTCATAGACATAATTTTTAGAATACTTAGTTAGTTGAAGAGAAAGATAAAGATGACTTTTGGTAATATTTTTGGTCCCCTCGTTCGCGAACAAAAAAATCGTTGCGGTAACACGCAACGTCTTTGGCACAACTTGCTCAATCTGGTGCTTGTTCGAAAAAACCAGCAAATGACTATTCTTTATTTCCTCTTGGACATGCCGTCTTTTTGTATTCAAATGTACGGTCGTTAATTTTTTTTGCCAATTAGCTCAAACTCTAGTGGAAATTACTATGATGATATATTTGGACTAGTTGGTCAAAATGAAACTATATATATTAAACATTTTTTACTTCTTTTTTGGAATTTTTATATAACAAATTAAATCGTTATATCGTAACTTATAATTTCAAAGATAAAGTTGCTTATCACACATGCTGTGTGGTACATTTGCACTTGTTTACGTGTAATTATCACAGATTTTAACGAGTATTCTTTACTACGTTTAATAATATTTACCGAATATCTACATCTCCTAGCCTATAACATGGTTTTGCCATCAGAAATGCAATGATTAAAGTACAACATATTATTGTCATGGAAAATATGTTCTTTTTAAAATTTTGGTCCGTTTATTGTGTCAAAATAAATTTCATTATCCCAAATCTAAACAAATAAAAACGAAAACACAGATGCATCCACCAGTTGAGTGATTTGTTCCATTTATTTAGAGAGAAAAAAACCCATCCATATGTTAAATATAGTTTCCCTGGCCTACACATGCAGTGTGCTTGATATTTTATACACATCACAGTGCGTTTACATGTGGTTTTGCCTGTTTTGTCTGTACAAATCTTTGTAGATGATTCTACAATGCATTAACCTAAGAAATATATTGTagttatttcatcaccaattttgggAATATCGCATCAAGTAGTTAGGTCATACTCTATTATATTCTTGATCTAAGTTGTTTTGTGATGTCTAATCGATGTATGGTCACATTCTACCGTATACGCCATGTAAAATATGGAGGAAGCGATGGAAATCACTAGATGACCGGACAAAGGAGAACTCAAACTGGTGCTATGGTGAAGTTAGGTGACAAAGGAGGAGGAAGGGTCCTATGAGACCAACATGGCAAAATCCTCGGAGCGACGTGCTCCCCCCTCCCCGCCACACAGCTCCGACCCTAAACTAGCGGAGCTCAAGGCTTGTTGGTGAGTTATCCAACTGGCCATGGAGGTGAGCCTACCAAAGCTTGCTGTGGAAACTGACTCCCAAAATGTTGTTGCCAATTTGATTGATCCAGAGAGGGAAATTTGCATATGGGCCAATTAATGGTGGAAGAAGTGAAAGGCCCGCTCCGAACCATAGCGGATTTTAGGGTTGTTTGAGTGTGTCATCGGTAAATAGAGTCGTTCATTGCCTAGCTAAGGAGGGTCGCGTGAATGAAGTTTTTAATACAAAAGGTTTTAAATAAGGCAACCTCAGTGATGCGCTATATTAGAATCATAGCGTGCTAAAGACGCTAAATTGCACACGATGCCATTTGGCATTATAGCGTGGTAAAGCCGCTAAATTGTACACAATGCCATTTGGCATGATGCCCCACCAAAAGCTATAGCCCGAGATAGCAATTATCTAAAAATTTGATAAACTTTTGTTTTGTATTCTGTCGGATTGTATTCGTTCAGGTTTGAACTCGGGTCATGATTAAATAAAACGAAACACCTTCAAGCTAAAAAATGAGTCTTCAAGTCATTCCCATCAAGAATTAGGAATCCAAGCACCTGCGGAAGTGTCAATGTTTCAACGATGTTCTAGATGCCATTGCCTTCTATATGCTACTAAAAGCTTTATTATTGGTACGCTTTAAGTTGTTTTTCTATTGAAACATGTCTACATTTTCATTGTATTTGGTTAGTTCGTCTGTGGTGTGCATTGTTATTGTGTATTGACTCATTTAgtttgcatcaaaaattctttgCTTAAGACTTTGTTGCAGCTTAATTTTAAGGGGTGTGAAGGGGCCCACCCGcttgaaaagggggggggggggcttttttgGAGTAGTTCGTGGTTTCTTTCCCCCCGCAGACTCTTTCCCTCTCCATTGCCGGCACGGACTTTTTCCCTCTCCGCATTCCGCCTCTCCACCCCCACCCATGCCGTGAAGTACTTCTCCGGCGAGGGCGCCGCCTCCACCCACCTGCACTCTTCCGTCAAGTTCTTACCCGACATATTAAGGTTAGTGCTAGATTCGTATCCACCATAGATCTAATCAGGGCAGGGAATCCCCTTTTACTTCGATGCTTCAGGCTTTTTAGATCGACGTCGACTTCAGACTTCAGAATTTCAGATAGATCATAGATATACTAATATTTCCCGCGGAGTTTCAATCGATTTTCGGCCGGTCGCGGAGGAGAGTTCGGGTGCCGGTTTCGGGGGTTTGTTGGTGCCGGACAAAGAGGGTGGAGGTGTCGGCTTGGGCAGGGCTGGGCGGGGCTGGGCGGGGCGGGGGGGATGCATGCGAGCGGAGGAAATCGGCTGAACCTGAACTATTTTCAGTCAACTGAACAGTAATAGGTCTAAGTTTTTCCTTATTTGCACGCACGACTAATGAACAGCGGTAATTGCGCTTCAGGACAGTAAATCATAACTTCCACGATCAAGATGACGGATAACAACCACCAAGAAAAGGAACTTGCTGCCCTGGAGAATGCGTTCCTGGATGAAAGCGCGGACCCAGTCGATCTCCCTTTCTCTCTTCTCAAGGCTATCACAGGAAACTTCTCCGAAGATAACGAAATCGGCAGGGGCGGGTTCGGAGCCGTTTACAAGGTACATACCCTCCATTCTGAATTAACCAGAGACAGTCAAAGTCGAAACCAGCTGATGATAACATTTTTTGCTGACACTGAAGGGAGTACTTCCAAGCGGTGGTATCGTTGCCGTGAAGAAGCTCTATGAGAGACTCGAGATCCTggacaagaatttcaagagcgaggtcgcctctcttgttgGGGTCAAGCACAAGAACATGGTGCGGTTCCTTGGGCACTGCTCCGAGACACAGCACGTGATGATGCCGTACAAGGGAAAGTTTGTTTGTGCAGAAGAACGGCAGAGGCTGCTCTGCTTCGAGTACCTGCCCAAAGGGTGCCTTGCTGACTATCTCTCCGGTAAAATCAGTTCATCATTATAGCTCTCCCTGCATTTCTACTGTTATATTACCACATGTCTACCAACTTCATTCCATAGTAATAGTAGTAAATCTGAACCTTGTTAGATCTTATTGGAAACTAAATGGTACCTTTGAGTTCCGCTTCTATACCACTACAAAATATGCACCTCATTTTGGTTTCTCATCCTCTCTGCCTCAGAGAGAAAAGCGCACTAACAATTAGGTCACATAACCACAAGTGCTCTCCTCTGTTATAAAGTAGCAGTGGATAGAGCTTAATCGAGTCACCAAAAGAAAATTCTGAGCATCTCAATCTGCCAAGCAAATATGTTGGCAAGCCCACATCTTCACACCTGAATTTTAAAATGAAGTGGTGATTACTTTGTTGCCAACTGTCACACCCACATTTTGGCCATGAAATACGTGTTTCGAGAACTTTCTTTGCACTTGTTAGTATATTGGCTTTGCAAATCGCACAACCAATCAACCAGGCCATTTTTCCTTTCGTTGGACTACTTATCCCACCACATATATAGTACTAACTATTTGTTGTATTGTATACTCTCTACAGATGCGTCTTGTCGACTTGAGTGGACCACGCGTTATGAAATAATCAAGGGGATATGTGAGGGTGTACATTACCTGCATGGGCAGCGTATTATTCACATGGACCTCAAGCCTCAAAATGTACTATTAGATGATAACATGGTGCCCCGAATTGCGGATTTTGGGCTATCACGGCGCCTAAGTGAAAGCAAGAGTCGGGCTATTACTAAAAACATGATTGGGACGACGTAGGTTAACAATTCTCTTTGAACTTGATGTTTTTACCAGTCATCTACCAACGTTTTTTCACACCTATTCGCTGATCATGCAAAATGCAACATTTCTTATGCAGGGGATATATGGCACCAGAATTTATAAATAAGGGAGAAATCACTTTCAAGACAGACATATATAGTTTGGGAGTTATAATCACGGAAATCCTTATGGGACATAAAGAATGCTCCAATGTTAAGGAGGTAATTATATTTTATATGATGTTCCAAGAAAAACAATGTCGAGTGTCGACAGCATGGTAGCAGAAAGCACAATATTGTGAAACAAAAGTGCAAAGCACATTTGATCACAGTATAATTTGCATATGCCAAGATTTGAGTGTTGACTTTATAGCAATATTCCACACACAAAAAGACGTAAAATAAAGATGGTTCTGATTTTTGAAGTCATCATGTGCATCAAAAGAATAACAACAGTAAAATTGATCAAGTGAGAAATTCGAAATTGTTTCTGGTAGGTATCATTCATTTAGTCTCCTGTCGTAAAGCAATATGGCTGCACGTTTGACTGTTTTCTCTTTTCTATTCTTGCATGACATACTTTTTCATATCTCACTACGGTTGTCATATTGGTAGGTAGTTGAAAGTTGGACGAACAAGTTTGTGATATCAAAGAGCCAAACTGTACTAGAAGAAGTAAAAGTATGCGCTGAGATAGCAGTAAAATGCACAAACTATGACCCAGGGAATAGGCTTACTACAGGCTTTATCATTTGTCTATTTGAAAAACTGTGTGAAGTGGAAATTTCAAACAGAATGGATGTAGCTACCTCACCGGAAGGGCAGGTAGAAACTCAACACTAAGCATATAATCCACCAACAATTATTTAGTGATTTGTCCTCACCCTGTTTTCGTTTTTGTTGCAGATAAGCTTTG
Protein-coding regions in this window:
- the LOC123170597 gene encoding cysteine-rich receptor-like protein kinase 10 translates to MTDNNHQEKELAALENAFLDESADPVDLPFSLLKAITGNFSEDNEIGRGGFGAVYKGVLPSGGIVAVKKLYERLEILDKNFKSEVASLVGVKHKNMVRFLGHCSETQHVMMPYKGKFVCAEERQRLLCFEYLPKGCLADYLSDASCRLEWTTRYEIIKGICEGVHYLHGQRIIHMDLKPQNVLLDDNMVPRIADFGLSRRLSESKSRAITKNMIGTTGYMAPEFINKGEITFKTDIYSLGVIITEILMGHKECSNVKEVVESWTNKFVISKSQTVLEEVKVCAEIAVKCTNYDPGNRLTTGFIICLFEKLCEVEISNRMDVATSPEGQISFACNVANELKLSLERKPMAETLECVNWGDEHPRCQAYHGDGRQVLASSFLPGALEAVFPDMTVAVTRTDLYSLCLCDVSLNVVVEGAVGDPKRMRTGGHSMLPSSWGARNSVAEAVPPATATANTPALPVVVDTQVVHALLACAEAVQQENLSAHQVMSEVYLGRQICNVVACEGAERTERHETLGQWRNRLGNTGFETVRLSSNAYKQASTLLALFGVGDGYKVEEKEGCLTLGWHTRPLIATSAWRLAAP